Proteins from a genomic interval of Clostridium cochlearium:
- a CDS encoding DUF5107 domain-containing protein, whose amino-acid sequence MKYNCDKFIIKEIKHKNIEALQLENHIIKIIVIPSLGGKIASFYRKDKDFELLYENKYEKYIKPNLYDFFEKYDASGFDDAFPTIDTCKVKYGEEEIIYPDHGEIWTGNFNYQIVEDKIILTYTSKILDYSYEKKIYIEDDKLIINYKIINKGKYNLPCIWAMHCLVKCEEDMEIIFPKGCSKILNVHDSEYLGTIGKVHSYPKTISCKGDIYYLNRVFPKSYNKTEKYYVKGELQEGKCGIYYPSKKILYSIDFPKEKLPYLGFWVTEGGFRGDYNCALEPTNGYYDDIDIAKNNNKLKILEPKEELNFYIRLQLKSI is encoded by the coding sequence ATGAAATATAATTGTGATAAATTTATCATAAAAGAGATAAAGCATAAAAATATAGAAGCCTTACAATTGGAAAATCATATTATAAAAATTATAGTTATTCCATCTTTAGGAGGAAAAATAGCATCTTTTTATAGAAAAGATAAAGATTTTGAATTATTATATGAAAATAAATATGAAAAATATATAAAACCAAATTTGTATGATTTCTTTGAAAAATATGATGCCTCAGGATTTGATGATGCTTTTCCTACTATAGATACTTGTAAGGTGAAATATGGAGAAGAGGAAATTATTTATCCTGATCATGGAGAAATATGGACTGGAAATTTTAATTATCAAATTGTAGAAGATAAAATAATATTAACATATACTAGCAAAATATTAGACTATAGCTATGAAAAAAAGATTTATATAGAAGATGATAAATTAATTATAAATTATAAAATTATAAATAAAGGAAAATATAATTTGCCATGTATATGGGCTATGCATTGTCTTGTAAAATGTGAAGAAGATATGGAAATAATTTTTCCTAAGGGGTGTAGTAAAATTCTAAATGTGCATGATAGTGAGTACCTCGGTACAATTGGAAAGGTACATTCCTATCCTAAAACCATATCCTGTAAAGGAGATATATATTATTTAAATAGAGTGTTTCCTAAAAGCTATAATAAAACAGAAAAATATTATGTAAAGGGAGAATTGCAAGAAGGAAAATGTGGTATATATTATCCTTCTAAAAAAATATTGTATAGCATAGATTTCCCAAAAGAAAAACTTCCATATTTGGGGTTTTGGGTAACAGAAGGAGGATTTAGAGGAGATTATAATTGTGCATTGGAACCAACTAACGGATATTATGATGATATAGATATAGCAAAAAATAACAATAAGTTAAAAATTTTAGAACCAAAAGAAGAGTTGAATTTTTATATAAGATTACAATTAAAGAGTATATAA
- the galE gene encoding UDP-glucose 4-epimerase GalE, translating to MSILICGGAGYIGSHMVARLLEEKEDIIILDNFQKGHKNAILGGKVYKGDIRDKVLLDKIFNENSIEGVIDFAANSLVGESVEKPLEYFDNNIWGTITLLKSMIEHDVKKIVFSSTAATYGEPERIPIIEEDKTSPTNPYGESKLAVEKILKWCDKAYGLKYTVLRYFNAAGAYHTGEIGEDHRPETHLIPIIIDVALGKRDKILVFGNDYNTKDGTCIRDYVHVMDLAEAHLLSINKLKNGGKSGIYNLGNGAGFSVKEVIDMVQKVTGRKIKWEMADRRKGDPAVLIASSEKAKAELNWHPKYNSLEKIIDTAWKWHKNNPNGYM from the coding sequence GTGAGTATTTTAATATGTGGTGGAGCAGGATATATTGGAAGTCATATGGTGGCTAGACTTTTAGAAGAAAAGGAAGACATAATTATATTAGATAATTTTCAAAAAGGGCATAAAAATGCTATATTAGGTGGAAAAGTATACAAAGGAGATATTAGGGATAAAGTTTTATTAGATAAAATATTTAATGAAAATTCTATAGAAGGAGTTATAGATTTTGCAGCTAATTCTCTAGTAGGAGAAAGTGTAGAAAAACCTTTGGAGTATTTTGACAATAATATATGGGGAACTATAACATTACTTAAGAGTATGATTGAGCATGATGTAAAAAAAATTGTGTTTTCATCTACAGCAGCAACTTATGGGGAACCAGAACGTATACCTATAATAGAAGAAGATAAAACTAGCCCAACTAACCCCTATGGTGAATCTAAATTAGCTGTAGAAAAAATTCTAAAATGGTGCGATAAAGCCTATGGGTTAAAATATACTGTTTTAAGATATTTCAATGCGGCAGGTGCATATCATACAGGTGAGATAGGAGAGGATCATAGACCGGAAACTCATTTAATTCCTATAATAATAGATGTAGCTTTAGGAAAAAGGGATAAAATACTAGTATTTGGGAATGATTATAATACGAAGGATGGAACCTGTATAAGAGACTATGTCCACGTTATGGATCTTGCTGAGGCTCATCTATTATCTATAAATAAATTAAAGAATGGAGGAAAAAGTGGAATTTATAATTTAGGAAATGGAGCAGGGTTTTCAGTAAAAGAAGTAATAGACATGGTACAAAAAGTTACAGGTAGAAAAATAAAATGGGAAATGGCAGATAGAAGAAAAGGAGATCCAGCTGTTTTAATAGCATCTTCTGAAAAGGCAAAAGCAGAATTAAATTGGCACCCAAAATATAATTCTTTAGAAAAGATTATAGATACAGCATGGAAATGGCATAAGAATAATCCGAATGGTTATATGTAG
- the rpoD gene encoding RNA polymerase sigma factor RpoD codes for MYLKEIGQSDLLTAEEEVNLAKRIEKGDDRAKSELIKSNLRLVVSIAKKYIGRGLSFLDLVQEGNLGLMKAVDKYDYKKGYRFSTYATWWIKQAVTRAIADQSRTIRIPVHMNEVISKMIRTKKKLEQELDREPTEEEIAETANIPIEKIKRIYNVSQDPVSLETPVGENEDTILQNFISDDRYLPEDKVTEQMLGDTLSNVLSTLSPREERIVRLRYGLVGDGESRTLEEIGREFNLTRERIRQIEARAIRKLRHPTRIKKLQGYFE; via the coding sequence ATGTATTTAAAAGAAATTGGTCAATCAGATTTACTTACAGCTGAAGAGGAAGTGAATTTAGCAAAGAGAATTGAAAAAGGCGATGATAGAGCAAAAAGTGAGTTGATAAAAAGTAATTTAAGATTGGTTGTTAGTATAGCTAAAAAGTATATAGGAAGAGGATTAAGTTTTTTAGATTTAGTTCAAGAAGGAAACCTTGGGTTAATGAAGGCTGTAGATAAATATGATTATAAAAAAGGATATAGATTTAGTACCTATGCTACTTGGTGGATAAAACAAGCGGTAACAAGGGCTATAGCAGATCAATCAAGAACTATAAGAATACCAGTGCATATGAATGAAGTGATTAGTAAAATGATAAGGACTAAAAAGAAATTAGAACAAGAGTTAGATAGAGAGCCAACAGAGGAAGAGATAGCAGAAACGGCAAATATTCCTATAGAAAAAATAAAGAGAATATATAATGTTTCTCAAGATCCAGTGTCTTTAGAAACACCTGTAGGAGAAAATGAAGACACTATATTGCAAAATTTCATATCAGATGATAGATATTTACCTGAAGATAAAGTAACAGAACAAATGTTAGGAGATACATTGTCCAATGTGTTATCTACACTATCACCCAGAGAAGAAAGAATAGTTAGATTAAGATATGGTTTAGTTGGAGATGGAGAAAGTAGGACTTTAGAGGAAATTGGAAGAGAATTTAATTTGACAAGAGAAAGAATAAGACAAATAGAAGCAAGAGCAATAAGAAAACTTAGACATCCAACTAGAATTAAAAAATTACAAGGTTATTTTGAATAG
- a CDS encoding tRNA threonylcarbamoyladenosine dehydratase, producing MEENAFSRTELLIGKDNLLKLKNSTVAVFGIGGVGSFATEALARAGIGNLILIDNDVVSISNLNRQIIATLDTVGKSKVEIMKNRIKSINPNCNITMHEIFAKEDNLGHILNTNIDYVIDAIDTVSSKLSLISMCKDKNIPIISSMGTGNKLDPTKFKIVDIYETKVCPLAKVMRYELRKRNISNLKVLYSEEIPIKIKSNNESSNNSVPGPRKKVSPGSISFVPPVAGMIIASEVIKDILNI from the coding sequence TTGGAAGAAAACGCTTTTTCCAGAACAGAATTATTAATTGGTAAAGATAATCTTTTAAAACTAAAAAATAGCACTGTAGCAGTATTTGGTATTGGTGGAGTTGGCAGTTTTGCAACTGAAGCATTAGCAAGAGCTGGTATTGGTAATTTAATACTTATTGATAATGATGTAGTTTCAATAAGTAACTTAAATAGACAAATTATTGCCACTTTAGACACTGTAGGTAAATCTAAAGTAGAAATTATGAAAAATAGAATAAAATCTATAAATCCTAATTGTAATATAACAATGCATGAAATTTTTGCTAAAGAAGATAACCTGGGACATATATTAAATACTAACATAGATTATGTAATAGATGCTATAGATACCGTGTCTTCTAAACTTTCACTTATAAGCATGTGCAAAGATAAAAATATTCCAATAATAAGTTCTATGGGAACTGGTAACAAATTAGACCCTACAAAATTTAAAATTGTTGATATATATGAAACAAAGGTTTGTCCGCTAGCTAAAGTTATGAGGTATGAATTAAGAAAAAGGAATATTTCAAATTTAAAAGTTCTTTATTCTGAAGAAATACCTATAAAAATAAAATCTAATAATGAATCTTCAAACAACTCTGTACCAGGTCCTAGAAAAAAAGTATCACCTGGAAGTATATCCTTTGTTCCTCCTGTTGCAGGAATGATTATAGCCTCTGAAGTTATAAAAGATATTTTAAATATATAA
- a CDS encoding GNAT family N-acetyltransferase, producing MFREDLLKSDRIRITALKEEDIETITKWYEDTNFLRVFDFNPSAPKTVWKIREWLMEEVSNSNNYFFAIRKKDENKILGYVEIEKISWSNGVGGIAIGIGDSSEWGKGYGSEALFLVMDFAFRELNLHRLQLITISYNERAIKSYEKLGFKKEGIYREAVNRDGKRYDIYLYGILKREWEELNKIG from the coding sequence ATGTTTAGAGAAGATTTGCTTAAAAGTGACAGGATCAGGATTACAGCACTTAAAGAAGAGGATATAGAAACTATTACTAAGTGGTATGAGGATACAAATTTTTTAAGGGTGTTTGATTTTAATCCAAGTGCTCCAAAAACTGTTTGGAAAATCAGAGAATGGCTTATGGAAGAAGTATCTAATTCTAATAATTATTTTTTTGCTATAAGAAAGAAAGATGAAAACAAAATATTAGGATATGTGGAGATAGAAAAAATAAGCTGGAGTAATGGAGTAGGTGGCATAGCAATAGGTATAGGTGATAGTAGCGAATGGGGTAAAGGCTATGGTAGCGAAGCATTATTCTTAGTTATGGATTTTGCTTTTAGAGAGTTAAATCTCCATAGATTACAATTAATAACTATAAGTTATAATGAAAGAGCTATAAAATCCTACGAAAAATTAGGCTTTAAAAAAGAAGGTATCTACAGAGAAGCAGTGAATAGAGATGGAAAGAGATATGATATATATCTTTATGGAATATTAAAAAGAGAATGGGAAGAACTAAATAAAATAGGCT